A window of the Coprobacter fastidiosus genome harbors these coding sequences:
- a CDS encoding PL29 family lyase N-terminal domain-containing protein — translation MNKHILNAFLLGTIILSCNGFTSCNDDVDELKSRMSVVEIAIDDIKSQLQNALVTGASITKVEQKDDGSWNITLSNGQTIEIKNQAGGGSNISVVVTDTNAVITIDGQEYILPLGASVSSLVYVPETLDGIVEIGNDGAVVKFLVRPSLNNLDGAEFSIAESHAVTRAGDGEQFKVNGQATLDNGFISVPLKALNVEAGNHYAISLQMNMRGTVIGSNYFNVHIAEDFSFIGEQIGGYEIKSEYNPASLDENYSEMTVNGVTLLKNLNFKDFFSQLPENAEFRIAGIDQQPVGDAQNKYTLLANSLQKDGTWAFAERPGTSFNSNQDRPGFLFNIVSNDVVKAKIYLKIIDELADVDFNAGLKQAEAEWGGREKSLSLGAQTIDIQATFTNYESDYTIIHSGKDDFFAKWSSIAISTPNEDNIIYCDGTKLVLGDLGAEYAAKSRGIYWFYRGFAIYVPETLAVEDGKYIGTNGKSYAGGEGYDYDLWLGSYSEYINNPTTFYDPVSSWNFKIDEQTGVITLPETYTGYGFRIGVGAGYEYAYGVKKIGEADQFGLFFFNRRLAPEGATMPAPKE, via the coding sequence ATGAATAAACACATTTTAAATGCGTTCCTATTAGGAACAATTATCCTTTCTTGTAATGGTTTTACTTCGTGTAACGATGATGTTGATGAATTAAAATCTCGAATGTCTGTGGTAGAAATTGCCATTGATGATATTAAGTCGCAATTGCAGAATGCTCTTGTTACAGGTGCTAGTATAACGAAGGTAGAACAAAAAGACGACGGAAGTTGGAACATTACTTTAAGTAATGGGCAGACTATTGAAATTAAGAACCAGGCAGGAGGAGGTTCTAATATCTCTGTTGTAGTAACAGATACCAATGCAGTTATAACAATAGATGGTCAAGAATATATCCTTCCTTTAGGAGCATCTGTAAGTTCATTGGTATATGTCCCTGAAACATTGGATGGTATCGTAGAAATCGGAAATGACGGTGCGGTCGTAAAATTTTTAGTAAGACCTTCATTAAATAATCTGGATGGTGCTGAGTTCTCTATTGCCGAGTCACATGCGGTAACCCGTGCAGGAGATGGTGAGCAGTTTAAAGTAAATGGTCAGGCAACTTTGGATAACGGATTCATTTCTGTTCCTCTTAAGGCTTTAAACGTTGAGGCCGGAAATCATTATGCAATCTCTCTGCAAATGAATATGCGTGGAACAGTCATAGGATCTAATTATTTCAATGTGCATATTGCCGAGGATTTTTCTTTTATCGGTGAACAAATCGGTGGTTATGAAATAAAATCAGAATATAACCCTGCCAGTTTGGACGAAAATTATAGTGAAATGACTGTAAACGGTGTTACTCTATTAAAAAATTTGAATTTTAAGGACTTCTTCTCTCAATTACCGGAAAATGCAGAATTTAGAATTGCAGGTATAGATCAGCAGCCTGTCGGTGATGCGCAGAATAAATATACTCTGTTGGCAAACAGTTTGCAGAAAGATGGAACATGGGCATTTGCCGAAAGACCGGGAACAAGTTTTAATTCCAATCAAGACCGTCCCGGATTCTTGTTTAATATAGTATCCAATGATGTAGTAAAGGCCAAAATTTATTTGAAAATTATTGATGAATTGGCTGATGTTGATTTTAATGCAGGTTTAAAACAAGCTGAAGCAGAATGGGGAGGTCGTGAAAAATCGCTGTCATTAGGAGCACAGACTATTGATATTCAAGCTACATTTACTAACTATGAAAGTGATTATACAATAATTCATAGCGGAAAAGATGACTTCTTTGCAAAATGGTCAAGTATCGCTATTTCTACTCCTAATGAGGATAACATTATTTATTGCGACGGAACTAAATTAGTTTTAGGAGATTTGGGCGCAGAATATGCTGCGAAATCTCGTGGGATTTATTGGTTCTATCGCGGATTTGCAATTTATGTTCCTGAAACATTGGCCGTAGAAGATGGTAAATACATCGGGACAAATGGTAAATCTTATGCCGGAGGAGAAGGATATGATTATGATCTCTGGTTAGGCTCTTATAGTGAATATATCAATAATCCGACAACTTTCTATGATCCGGTTTCATCCTGGAATTTTAAGATTGATGAACAGACAGGTGTCATCACCCTTCCTGAAACATATACAGGCTATGGCTTCCGTATCGGTGTAGGTGCAGGATATGAATATGCTTATGGAGTCAAGAAGATAGGTGAAGCAGACCAATTCGGATTATTCTTCTTTAATCGTCGTTTGGCTCCGGAAGGTGCTACAATGCCGGCTCCTAAAGAATAA
- a CDS encoding SusC/RagA family TonB-linked outer membrane protein — protein MKHKRLIIGSPYLWKTMMILFLFCSSLPSFAQNRALHGVVLDTSGEPVIGANVRVDGSTRGTVTGLNGEFDINVSNNEKLTISFIGYLDAVISVGNKRNIKVILKEDTKTLDEVVVVGYGVQKKATLTGAVSAVTNKEITVTKNENVVNMLTGKIPGVRISQNSSQPGEFDNTIDIRGMGEPLIVVDGIPRDKAYFSRMDANEIESVSVLKDASAAIYGIRAANGVILVTTKHGDSSDGKFNITFSANYGWQQFLYVPETASAVDHMLLINEKGYNSFDGNYPIRTTPKYTWEQMMEYSTGKKQSTNWTNELFDSNVPQEQYNISMDGGSDRIKYFFNLGYLKQEGSYKSGSLNYDRWNFRSNIDAKITNRLKATVALSGYIDEKNQPFTDIWAVYKKAWTFRPTSSAWVDGDHSLPAYDDEMLDSENPVAATNSEFTGYRREKRYNFNGSLALNYDIPGVKGLSAKAFYSYDYYTTNNTEYRRTYKLYNRGGDGELQSFIRNSDSYLRRNTDPRYGTVLQLSLNYANKFGDHNVSGMLLFEEQYDNWDNFYAQRVMMLDGDYLIYGEDEEQVGSMSGAGDKTRKALVGKFNYDYKGRYMVDFSFRYDGTSSFPKESRWGFFPAISAGWRISEEHFIKEAVPFLTNLKLRASYGEMGDDSGANTYPQTQIAYNINKDQIGYFYNGKFMAGVSATSIPNPKLTWYTAKTYNLGLDFDLWSQKLTGTLELFKRKREGLLATSSAVIPGTVGASMPQENINSDETFGWEISLGHHNRVANIDYWVNTQISATKNRWDYHLDSQAGNSMENWYRSDVSGRNKDIWFTYEEGGRFTSYEEIRYHGTTGANYNQGTLPGDYWYKDWNEDGIVNDADRHPVATFNLPVFNYGISMGASWKGIDLSMNWQGAAGVYNSYNEVFTEVGPFNGGAVLDMYKDRWHTVNVNDDPWNPNTQWVEGLYPATGHSFNTGSTGIHNTSYIRLKTLELGYTFPKVWMNKIGVKNLRVYVNAYNLLTFSGLDNIDPERPGYQGGSNSGSSSGILYYNYPVNRTFNIGATIKF, from the coding sequence ATGAAACATAAAAGACTAATAATAGGAAGCCCATATTTATGGAAAACTATGATGATACTATTTCTTTTCTGTTCATCGCTTCCTTCTTTCGCTCAGAATAGAGCTCTACATGGTGTCGTCTTAGATACTTCTGGTGAACCGGTTATCGGGGCCAATGTGAGAGTGGATGGTAGTACTCGAGGTACTGTAACAGGCCTTAATGGAGAGTTTGATATAAATGTCTCAAATAATGAGAAACTTACCATATCGTTTATCGGTTATTTAGATGCCGTAATTTCTGTCGGTAATAAACGAAATATTAAGGTCATTTTGAAAGAGGATACCAAGACTTTGGATGAAGTGGTAGTGGTAGGATATGGAGTTCAAAAAAAAGCTACTTTAACAGGTGCCGTATCTGCCGTAACCAATAAAGAAATTACAGTTACCAAGAATGAGAACGTTGTCAATATGCTTACCGGTAAAATTCCGGGAGTCAGAATTTCTCAAAATAGTTCTCAACCCGGTGAGTTTGATAACACCATTGATATTCGTGGTATGGGAGAGCCATTAATTGTTGTTGATGGAATTCCAAGAGATAAGGCATATTTTTCACGTATGGATGCCAATGAGATAGAAAGCGTATCTGTTTTGAAAGATGCATCAGCTGCTATTTATGGTATCCGAGCTGCAAACGGTGTTATTTTGGTGACTACAAAACACGGTGATAGCTCCGATGGCAAGTTTAACATTACATTTTCTGCAAATTACGGATGGCAACAATTCTTATATGTCCCGGAAACAGCAAGTGCAGTAGATCATATGCTCCTTATCAATGAGAAAGGCTATAATTCATTCGACGGAAACTATCCTATCCGCACAACTCCCAAATATACTTGGGAGCAGATGATGGAATATAGTACAGGGAAAAAACAGAGTACAAATTGGACAAACGAGTTGTTTGACAGCAATGTACCTCAGGAACAATATAATATCAGTATGGATGGTGGCTCGGACAGGATCAAGTACTTCTTCAACTTGGGCTATTTGAAACAGGAAGGTTCATATAAAAGCGGTTCTTTGAATTACGATAGATGGAATTTCCGTTCAAATATAGATGCAAAGATCACTAACCGTTTGAAAGCTACCGTTGCTTTGAGTGGTTATATAGATGAAAAGAATCAACCGTTTACTGATATTTGGGCAGTATATAAGAAGGCATGGACATTCAGACCTACATCGTCTGCATGGGTTGACGGTGACCACAGTCTGCCAGCGTATGATGATGAAATGTTGGACAGTGAAAATCCGGTGGCTGCAACAAATAGCGAATTTACCGGCTATCGTAGAGAAAAGCGGTACAATTTTAATGGATCATTAGCTTTGAACTATGATATACCTGGCGTTAAAGGTTTGTCTGCAAAAGCATTCTACAGTTATGATTATTATACAACGAATAATACAGAATATCGTCGTACTTATAAACTGTATAATAGAGGGGGAGATGGCGAATTACAATCATTCATTAGAAATAGTGACAGTTATTTGCGTAGAAATACGGATCCAAGATATGGAACCGTACTGCAACTTTCTTTGAATTATGCGAATAAGTTCGGTGATCATAATGTAAGCGGTATGCTTTTGTTCGAGGAACAATATGATAATTGGGATAATTTTTATGCTCAGCGTGTGATGATGCTTGATGGAGATTATCTGATTTATGGTGAAGATGAAGAACAGGTCGGTTCAATGTCCGGTGCCGGTGATAAGACCAGAAAGGCTCTGGTTGGTAAATTCAATTATGACTATAAAGGTCGATACATGGTTGATTTTTCTTTCCGTTACGACGGAACATCAAGTTTCCCTAAAGAATCTCGTTGGGGATTCTTCCCTGCGATATCTGCCGGTTGGCGAATAAGCGAGGAACATTTTATAAAAGAGGCGGTGCCATTCTTGACCAATTTAAAGCTCCGTGCATCTTATGGTGAAATGGGAGATGACAGCGGTGCAAATACATATCCTCAGACGCAAATTGCCTATAATATCAATAAAGATCAGATAGGTTATTTTTATAATGGGAAATTTATGGCAGGTGTTTCTGCAACATCGATCCCTAATCCGAAACTGACATGGTATACAGCTAAAACATATAATTTGGGATTGGATTTTGACTTATGGAGTCAGAAACTTACCGGTACATTGGAATTATTTAAACGTAAACGTGAAGGCTTGTTAGCTACGTCATCGGCTGTTATTCCAGGTACTGTGGGAGCCTCTATGCCTCAAGAAAATATCAATAGTGACGAAACTTTCGGTTGGGAAATCAGTTTGGGACACCATAACCGTGTAGCAAATATCGATTATTGGGTAAATACTCAGATTTCAGCAACTAAGAATCGTTGGGATTATCACTTGGACAGTCAAGCCGGTAACTCGATGGAGAATTGGTACCGTTCCGATGTATCAGGACGTAATAAGGATATTTGGTTTACATACGAAGAAGGCGGGCGCTTTACAAGTTATGAAGAAATTCGGTATCATGGAACGACCGGTGCGAATTATAACCAAGGAACATTGCCGGGTGACTATTGGTATAAAGACTGGAATGAAGACGGTATCGTAAATGATGCGGACAGACATCCTGTAGCCACATTTAATCTGCCGGTTTTCAACTATGGTATTTCTATGGGAGCATCATGGAAAGGCATTGACCTATCAATGAATTGGCAAGGTGCTGCAGGTGTATATAATTCGTATAATGAAGTGTTTACAGAAGTCGGACCATTCAACGGTGGTGCAGTCCTTGACATGTATAAGGACCGTTGGCATACAGTAAATGTCAATGATGATCCGTGGAATCCTAATACTCAATGGGTAGAAGGATTGTATCCGGCTACGGGACATAGCTTTAACACAGGTTCGACAGGTATACACAATACATCTTATATACGTCTGAAAACACTCGAACTCGGCTATACTTTCCCTAAAGTATGGATGAATAAGATCGGAGTAAAAAATCTGAGAGTATATGTAAATGCATATAACTTGTTAACCTTTAGCGGATTGGATAATATCGACCCTGAACGACCCGGATATCAAGGGGGAAGTAATAGTGGTAGTAGCAGTGGTATCCTTTACTATAATTATCCTGTAAATCGTACATTTAATATTGGTGCGACTATTAAATTCTAA
- a CDS encoding RagB/SusD family nutrient uptake outer membrane protein — protein MKTFKYLFILAALGVSITSCNDLELEPKGLLYENVLFQSDNGIKKYMALIYQDLPIEDFNYKQNGDEKGFATVNQGGWHTGNKWQAQKGSPAAAGAEAAGRDPSYGDGWGYWPYDRIRDINNFIEKLPEYRSYYTEEDYNAYIGEARFLRAFYYFGIVKRYGGVPIVDKVLDPSAPTAELQQPRDTEYDCWKFIYNDLLYAMNNASASKAEIGRANRYAAAALMSRAMLYAGTIAKYGGYVGTTGPAVTAGLMGIPSDKAAEFFQYAYDACVFLKKAGFTLHTGSDKEKAYLETFLIDNEEDIFVKQYGPKTTTPANTSLFHSWDTMILPRGEGLASDVGCALQPVWEMIGLYEMPAIKDAEGKPIRFNSVDELWNTDEMEARCRANFFFPGMTESVSGVSIDIRGGVYKEYPGLASDGESEIPGSINDYTDTYRVRAASPGETQVINGQSVQVSGKHGLAEGTGDEGYSRTGAFIRKYVNYNADASSRVLHGSSQSWKVFRYGEILLNWAEAAYELGLIKNDNNLKREAFDHINEIRDRAGAHRHDMVESPQDIGSEIYGFPIDENLQYIRDERARELCYENHRIFDLRRWRVADIMFQNGMYTHTLLPYYVMDENKWIFLNEVEREGRKVTFEKRWYYEQIPSGEIGKNPNLIRNDGY, from the coding sequence ATGAAAACTTTTAAATATTTATTTATATTAGCCGCTTTGGGAGTCTCGATTACTTCTTGTAATGATCTGGAGCTGGAACCAAAAGGATTACTATACGAAAATGTTTTGTTTCAGTCAGACAATGGTATAAAGAAATATATGGCCCTTATATACCAAGATTTGCCTATTGAAGACTTCAATTATAAACAAAATGGTGATGAAAAAGGCTTTGCGACAGTCAATCAAGGAGGTTGGCATACCGGTAATAAATGGCAAGCCCAAAAAGGTAGCCCGGCTGCCGCTGGAGCAGAAGCTGCCGGTCGCGATCCTTCATATGGTGATGGTTGGGGATATTGGCCTTATGACAGAATCCGTGATATCAATAATTTCATAGAGAAACTTCCTGAATATCGTAGCTATTATACAGAAGAAGATTACAATGCGTATATAGGAGAAGCACGTTTCTTACGCGCTTTCTACTATTTCGGTATCGTAAAAAGATATGGAGGAGTCCCTATTGTAGATAAAGTATTGGATCCAAGTGCTCCGACGGCTGAACTCCAACAGCCGAGAGATACCGAATACGATTGCTGGAAGTTTATCTACAATGATTTGTTATATGCAATGAATAATGCATCTGCATCCAAAGCTGAAATCGGTAGAGCAAATCGGTATGCTGCAGCGGCATTAATGTCAAGAGCGATGTTATATGCCGGAACAATTGCCAAATACGGAGGTTATGTCGGGACGACAGGTCCTGCAGTTACTGCAGGATTGATGGGAATCCCGTCGGACAAAGCGGCAGAGTTTTTCCAATATGCCTATGATGCTTGTGTGTTCTTGAAAAAAGCCGGTTTTACATTGCATACCGGGTCTGATAAGGAAAAAGCTTATCTTGAAACTTTCTTGATAGACAATGAAGAAGATATCTTTGTTAAACAGTATGGACCCAAGACGACTACTCCGGCAAACACGAGCTTGTTTCATTCTTGGGATACTATGATTTTACCGAGAGGTGAAGGTCTGGCCAGTGATGTCGGATGTGCTTTACAACCGGTTTGGGAAATGATAGGTTTATATGAAATGCCGGCAATAAAAGATGCAGAAGGTAAACCGATTCGCTTCAATAGTGTCGATGAATTGTGGAATACAGACGAGATGGAAGCTCGTTGCCGTGCCAATTTCTTCTTTCCTGGCATGACCGAGTCTGTTTCCGGGGTTAGCATTGACATACGGGGTGGTGTATATAAGGAATATCCGGGTTTGGCAAGTGATGGAGAGTCTGAAATTCCCGGAAGTATTAACGATTATACTGACACTTACAGAGTAAGGGCAGCAAGTCCCGGTGAAACTCAAGTCATTAACGGACAATCTGTTCAAGTAAGTGGGAAGCATGGATTGGCCGAAGGAACCGGTGATGAAGGATATTCCCGTACAGGTGCGTTTATACGCAAATATGTCAATTATAATGCTGACGCATCGAGTAGAGTTCTGCATGGAAGTTCTCAGTCATGGAAAGTATTCCGTTACGGAGAGATTCTGTTGAATTGGGCAGAAGCCGCTTATGAACTTGGACTCATCAAGAATGATAATAACCTAAAACGAGAAGCGTTTGATCATATCAACGAAATTCGTGATAGAGCCGGTGCCCATCGCCATGATATGGTAGAAAGTCCGCAAGATATAGGTTCTGAAATTTATGGTTTCCCTATCGATGAGAATCTTCAGTATATCCGTGATGAGCGTGCTCGTGAATTATGTTATGAGAACCATCGTATTTTCGACTTACGTCGTTGGAGAGTTGCGGATATCATGTTCCAGAATGGTATGTATACTCACACATTATTGCCATATTATGTAATGGACGAAAATAAGTGGATTTTCTTGAATGAAGTGGAACGTGAAGGACGTAAAGTAACGTTTGAAAAACGTTGGTACTATGAACAGATTCCAAGTGGTGAAATCGGAAAGAATCCAAATTTGATCCGCAATGATGGTTATTAA
- a CDS encoding DUF3823 domain-containing protein gives MKKTIYSILFVASVLASSSCMKVDNFDAPEAHVTGRIIDSTTGENILADQGECRVRIWEKSFSLNPANQDIPVKQDGTYNNSKLFSGTYDVVPEGAWWPCDTIRVGIGKKTVTQNFEVTPYLKLIDFQVNLEGENLTMSCRLDAPITEGLPQIMEVRPYLSLNQFCGASNCINYYNTNDFRVNVMKSWDKIEKEGDGRTIPFEVTVPVKRGYIYFVRMGAKVKDSFEKHNYTEIVKVEVPQ, from the coding sequence ATGAAAAAGACAATATATAGTATTCTGTTTGTTGCATCCGTGTTAGCAAGTTCTTCATGCATGAAAGTAGATAACTTTGATGCCCCTGAAGCTCATGTAACCGGCCGTATCATAGATAGTACTACAGGTGAAAATATTTTGGCAGACCAGGGCGAATGCAGAGTCCGTATCTGGGAGAAAAGTTTCAGCCTGAATCCTGCAAATCAGGATATTCCTGTGAAACAAGATGGTACATATAATAATTCAAAATTATTTTCCGGAACATACGATGTCGTTCCGGAAGGAGCCTGGTGGCCTTGTGATACTATCCGTGTCGGGATTGGAAAGAAAACGGTAACTCAGAATTTTGAGGTAACTCCCTATCTGAAGTTAATAGATTTTCAAGTGAATCTGGAAGGCGAAAATCTTACGATGTCCTGCCGTCTGGATGCACCTATAACCGAGGGATTGCCACAAATAATGGAAGTCCGTCCATATTTGAGCTTAAATCAGTTCTGTGGAGCATCCAACTGCATTAACTATTATAATACCAATGATTTTAGAGTTAATGTGATGAAATCATGGGACAAGATCGAAAAAGAGGGAGATGGCAGAACTATTCCATTTGAGGTTACTGTTCCTGTAAAACGCGGATATATTTACTTTGTTCGTATGGGAGCAAAAGTTAAGGATTCGTTTGAAAAACATAACTATACCGAAATAGTAAAGGTCGAAGTGCCTCAGTAA
- a CDS encoding glycoside hydrolase family 71/99-like protein, with protein MKLKYNLYIFWAVIGLCCISCSNKDDDHIPPAIQEPEKPAAPEIYNDLGFTPHVDGEPFNTYRGLVMAGYQGWFGAPGDGCPHSDHSNTAWYHYRENDRFEPGVLRNSIDFWPDMSEYETQYTPGKFILPNGEKATVFSSYDESTVMLHFKWMKDYGLDGVFMQRFVGEVINNPDGKAHFNKVLASAMKASNQYQRAICVMYDLGGFMSDNTRNADAVLADAQEILDTYRLKDRNVQKYYLYENEKPLIVLWGVGFNDNRPYNMNDVEQLMNGLKEKGFSIMLGVPTYWRERRNDAIPDAKLHDLIKMADVIMPWFVGRYGKSDYSNFHNLIQQDIAWCKENNVAYAPLCFPGSSDRNMHPNNSINPRYGGQFLWDQMYFCIKSGAQMLYIAMFDEIDEGTAIFKCLNESDVPSNEAEDDYYVVYQNNSYRMTQSKVEVTGANEWCQLAKDLKVKFQGVEDGLPTDHYLWLTGQGRKMLRGEVPLKSSWPAR; from the coding sequence ATGAAATTGAAATATAATTTATACATATTTTGGGCTGTAATAGGCTTGTGCTGTATTTCTTGTAGTAATAAAGATGATGACCATATCCCTCCTGCCATTCAAGAACCGGAAAAACCGGCAGCTCCTGAAATCTATAATGATTTAGGATTTACACCCCACGTAGATGGAGAACCCTTCAATACTTATCGCGGGTTGGTTATGGCCGGATATCAAGGATGGTTTGGCGCTCCCGGTGATGGATGTCCGCACAGTGACCATTCCAATACCGCATGGTACCATTATCGTGAAAACGACCGCTTTGAACCCGGAGTTTTGAGAAATTCAATTGATTTTTGGCCAGATATGAGTGAGTATGAAACTCAATATACTCCCGGCAAATTTATTCTTCCTAATGGTGAAAAAGCGACAGTATTCAGCTCTTATGATGAATCTACCGTTATGTTACATTTTAAATGGATGAAGGATTACGGATTAGATGGTGTCTTTATGCAGCGATTCGTAGGTGAAGTTATAAATAATCCTGACGGAAAAGCACATTTCAATAAAGTACTGGCTTCTGCAATGAAAGCGTCAAATCAGTATCAGCGTGCTATTTGTGTCATGTATGATTTGGGAGGATTTATGTCTGATAATACTCGTAATGCAGATGCTGTTTTGGCCGATGCACAGGAAATATTGGATACATATCGATTGAAAGACAGGAATGTGCAGAAATACTATTTGTATGAAAACGAGAAACCGCTGATCGTATTATGGGGCGTCGGATTTAACGATAATCGTCCTTATAACATGAATGATGTAGAGCAACTGATGAATGGACTGAAGGAAAAAGGTTTCAGTATCATGTTGGGAGTTCCGACTTATTGGAGAGAAAGAAGAAATGATGCAATACCAGATGCCAAACTACATGACCTTATCAAGATGGCTGATGTGATTATGCCTTGGTTTGTCGGAAGGTATGGGAAAAGTGATTATTCTAACTTCCATAATTTGATTCAGCAAGATATTGCATGGTGTAAAGAAAATAATGTAGCCTATGCTCCTTTATGTTTTCCAGGCTCTTCAGACCGTAATATGCACCCGAATAATTCGATTAATCCGCGTTACGGAGGCCAATTCTTGTGGGATCAGATGTATTTCTGTATCAAGTCCGGTGCGCAAATGTTGTATATTGCCATGTTCGATGAAATAGACGAAGGTACAGCTATTTTCAAATGCTTGAATGAAAGTGATGTGCCAAGCAATGAAGCTGAAGACGATTATTATGTTGTATATCAAAATAATAGTTATCGCATGACTCAATCTAAGGTAGAAGTGACCGGGGCTAATGAATGGTGTCAGTTGGCTAAGGATCTAAAGGTTAAATTTCAGGGAGTGGAAGACGGGCTTCCGACAGACCATTATTTATGGCTTACCGGGCAAGGTCGCAAGATGCTTAGAGGAGAGGTTCCTTTGAAGTCATCCTGGCCGGCAAGATAA
- a CDS encoding glycoside hydrolase family 71/99-like protein, protein MIYSVTKKYCSLKTCRIRISIFLLFNGFVLSLSASPKHAADTNYPSYHGLVMAGYQGWFHKPEKGMMYPDEKNVRIDMWPDVSEYPETYPTGLKHADGSTARFFCSSDESTVDLHFRWMKEYGIDGVFMQRFFNAARKDNTKGNAVISHAFKAASKYNRAIGIMYDLSGLKAHGEDCSSLIEDWKFLVDSLKVTNQDGAHTYIFHNGKPLVTIWGVGFPDRPYDIRDIGLKRFIDFLCNDPEYGGCSIMLGVPTYWRELGADCVHDPYLHEIIREADLIMPWMVQRFTPLLHNDMDRYRDVILRDMSWCKENGIEYVPCVTPGFSWHNLSRYAFPDDVKPSGSIPRQGGRFYWQQISTAINCGARMLYIAMFDEVNEGTAIFKCTDNPPVGKNIQFVGMDNMPSDHYLWLTGEASLILKGKKSLTFTLPKRPH, encoded by the coding sequence ATGATATATTCTGTTACTAAAAAATATTGTAGTCTCAAGACATGTAGAATCCGGATAAGCATATTCCTTTTATTTAATGGTTTTGTATTAAGTTTGTCTGCATCTCCCAAGCATGCAGCAGATACAAATTATCCGTCTTATCACGGACTTGTTATGGCCGGGTATCAAGGATGGTTCCATAAACCGGAAAAAGGAATGATGTATCCTGATGAGAAGAATGTGCGAATTGACATGTGGCCTGATGTAAGTGAATATCCAGAAACTTATCCAACAGGTCTGAAACATGCCGACGGTTCTACTGCACGATTCTTTTGTTCTTCCGACGAGAGTACTGTAGACCTCCATTTCCGTTGGATGAAAGAGTATGGAATAGACGGTGTCTTTATGCAGCGTTTCTTCAACGCTGCCCGTAAAGATAACACAAAAGGGAATGCTGTTATCAGTCATGCCTTTAAAGCAGCTTCCAAGTATAACCGCGCAATCGGCATCATGTATGATTTGTCAGGGCTGAAAGCTCATGGTGAGGATTGTTCATCTTTGATTGAAGACTGGAAATTCTTAGTCGATTCTTTAAAAGTTACAAATCAGGACGGAGCTCATACTTATATTTTCCATAATGGAAAGCCATTGGTTACAATTTGGGGAGTAGGTTTTCCTGACAGACCTTACGATATTCGGGACATCGGCCTGAAACGTTTTATAGATTTTTTATGTAATGATCCCGAGTATGGAGGATGCAGCATTATGTTGGGAGTACCTACCTATTGGCGTGAACTTGGTGCCGACTGTGTGCATGATCCTTATTTGCATGAAATTATCCGCGAAGCAGATTTAATTATGCCTTGGATGGTACAAAGATTTACTCCTTTGTTGCATAATGACATGGATCGTTATCGCGATGTTATACTGCGTGATATGTCATGGTGTAAGGAGAACGGTATAGAATACGTTCCTTGTGTTACACCCGGATTCAGTTGGCATAATTTAAGTCGATATGCATTTCCGGACGACGTTAAACCATCCGGTTCAATACCTCGCCAAGGTGGTCGTTTTTATTGGCAGCAGATCTCTACGGCCATAAACTGCGGTGCCAGAATGCTGTATATAGCTATGTTCGATGAAGTGAATGAGGGCACGGCTATCTTTAAATGTACTGATAATCCACCGGTAGGCAAGAATATTCAATTTGTGGGAATGGACAATATGCCTTCTGATCACTATTTATGGTTGACAGGAGAGGCTTCGTTAATTCTCAAGGGGAAGAAATCCTTGACATTTACATTGCCCAAGCGTCCGCATTAA